In Besnoitia besnoiti strain Bb-Ger1 chromosome I, whole genome shotgun sequence, the genomic window GCAGCATTCGCATGATCTTGAaagcggcgtcggcgccaaGGAGCGACGAGGTTCCAACGGCCGAAGCCGAGTCGACATCAAGCGTCTCTTACTCTGGCAATCACGCTTCGGCTCGTTAAGAAACGCTTTGTATGGCACCGCCTCTAAGCCAGAGAGtatcgcccgccgcctcagtAGCTAGGCGTTGCTACCGCGGTTTCCAGTCGAATACTTATATAGACAGCCGAAGACCGCGCTGAGGTGGCGTTGTCACACGTACAAAACTCGATTCAGAGCAAACTCTGGCTTGACGGCGAGCCCGCGTGAGCCGGGTGCGCGCTGTTAGGTTCAGCAGTGCAAAGAAGGCATCGTGCATGAGCTTTCTGCGACTCTCTCCCGCTGTCCCCACCTCTGAACATCCAGGACGGGCtagcgccgccctcgctggcATTCCCCGTTCTTAAAGAGAGACTCTGCGAGCGAGTCACCGTGCCgcaagacgaggagacgtcGCCCAATCTCCCACACGCACACAGCGTTCAAGAAAGACATTTAGGAGACTGTCCTCCCgcaaggcgcagaggacgcagtGAGACGACACCAGTGCAACCTCGACCCGTGGCGAGCAGTCTAGATTCCGCGACGAAACTGCTGTTCTCAGCTGCCTGGTATGCCAGCCTCGGGCAGCGGCACAGCcgagagaaagacagaaaaagcGCAGCTCTGCCCTCAGGAGATGCAACCGAAACAGATAGCAGCGAAGACTCGGGGCACAGTCACCGTGCAAAAGACAAAGGCGAACTCTAAACTCTGAATGGAAGCATGAGAGCACAGACTAGAGGACGAGGAACCAGCGCACGGGGGCACGGAGAAGCTAGAAGACAGGCGTCAACCCGTTTCGCCTTGGCACCTTGGATCAGCTCCTCCATGTTTTCGAAAGAACAAAACAGACAACAAAAAGGCAAGAGGACGATCGCGCGCCGAGCCAGCGCCCTGGGCCTTTCTCGCTCATGTGTGCGTGCGTCTATTCGCGCTTTCTCCCGTGTTTAATGGACGCCTGCTTGCGTTGCCAGCTGCGCCAACTCCGAAGACAGCACGTCGGCGAGCGTGCGGCCAGACCGAGCGGAGCGCCACGTCTCTGGACTGCCCGAAGACGAGTGAACTGAGTACTCGAAGTaatcgccgccgctgcagacaggaaaaaggcagagacggcgaagcagaaaTGTCGCCTCAGTGACGCACAAGAGGCGAACGGCCTCAGTCTACGACGAGACGAGTTTGACTCGCCGAAACATCCACGAGAGGCGGAAATCAGAGAAGATCGAGGATAGACGCAAACCGCAGGAATaagaagagaacgagacGCGAGTGCCTGGTGTATAGACAGATTGAGAGGTAGCCATGAGAGGGCGTCAGGTACCACCGACGACAGGCAAGCGGCGCCTGTAGAAAAGCGACGCAGGGAGTAGCAGCCGCCCGACGGAATGTAGAGGAAAGTGGAAGCGAGGCAACGGTCCGCCTCCGtcagcaggcgaggccgatCCAGGAGTCCTCAACTCACAAAACCTCGACACGAGAAGCCTGTGTCTGGCGGAGCCCAGATGACGAGAGAGTCTGCGCAGCCGACAGCCGCGGGCTGAGCGGAGAATCCCATGAGATgaacggagaaaaaaacagaccTACCTGAGAGGAGACGCATACCAGATTTGTTTTGTCGCGTAGTGCTTGTTCAAGATTATTGTCCGCCCCCCCGGCAGGTGATTTGCAGGACTCCCTCCTGCAGATTCGCCAGCAAAGGCGCAGGGGAACGCGACAGAGACTGAGCAAAGATTAACAGACAAACGTCAATGTCAACGCGCGACCGCAGTATGTAAAGACTCTATCTTACCCGGTAGTCAATGTCCTCGATGCCGTCCCATTCCTCCGCCTCAACTTGCAGAAAAAGCGTTTTAAGGAGAGCGTTTGCGGCCCTCTGATATTCAGCATCCTGAGAGGCAGAAAGGGAATCTTGCGACTGGGTCGTCTCGCTACCTACCTtgctcgtctccgcgtcttccccGCCGCGTTCCGGTGTACGTGCACCGCCGCTGCTCAGCTTCCGCcagccgccgtctgcgccaaAGGGCGAGGCAGCAACGACCTGTTTTCTCACTCCTGATAGCGAGCCAGACGCGCAGACCAGCCTTCGCCTTTGCTCCGCGACGTACCCGGGAGGGGACGGGAAGGGCAGAcacggcgaaggcagagtgaaagaaaaagaggaaagaagaaaaccagACGCTGATGTACAAGAAGTATCGAAagcccgcgaagaaggcagagcCCTGGGCGAAGCGTGTAAGAGTGCCGAACAAGGTGAGAAAGGCGAGGAGTGCTGAGCAAAGGaccgaggcgcagaagaggcagacgtaCGCCAGGAAAAAACCGTGACATAGCCGTTTCTGTGGAAGTCTACACGCGGCGATGCAAGGAGGCGAGAGCCTCCAatcttcctcgctgcctcgcgagcCTGCATTTTGCTGTCTCCGGTGTATCCGTCTCGGCCAAATAAGGGCAAGGGAAAAGCACTAAGCCGAGGAATAAGAAAGATATGAAGAAAACCGAAATCGGGAAGATCTACTGCGCGATACCTCAGTGCGTTGACGCTTCTACGCTTCCCACCCCCACGCAGACcaggagcggaggcggcaaTGCCAGCCCTTGTTCGGCGATATGTTCGAGGGAAGAAGTGGAGAGAAAGCGGGTTTCACACGAggaaaagcggaaaaaagataaaagacgaggggAACAAATGAGTTCTCCGAAGGGAGAGTCGGTCGGAGGTCAGGAAGATGCGCAGGCAAGAGAAATGACACGATGACGAAAAATGACAAGTCTCTTGGTCCTCGAGGGCACCCAAGTACCGGAGAAAAAGTTTTGTAACTCAAAATAAATTACCAAAGAGACTACGTTGGTCTCTAgctccgccagccgcggcgcccaaaCAAGCAAAACGGCAATGCATCCAGCCCATAATCTAAAGGAGCACGTGGAAAGCACGGAATAAACGGGTGAACAGAACGGGTTCCGCAGTCCTTCCAGAAAGGAGCTAGTCTTTGGGAACTACCAGTTTACTGTTGCCGCGAGAATCGTGTGCTGCTGATCTATCGAGACATCGAAAGAGTCGGTGTCTCGACAGCTGTTCGAGAAGGTGAAAAGTCGACAACGACGTCAGTTGGCATTTTTAGCTGAGAAACTCTCTCTTTGCTCCTTTTTCTTAATTCGAGTTATCGttctttcttttctgccTCGTTCAGTGCAGTTCACGTGTGTTTTTTTCGACTGTTAacgacccgccgccgctcatCAGCTTATCTTCATCTTTTGCTGGCAAGCCGTTCAGAGGCATTCCGCGTTCTGTGTGTCTTGTCTCATTTGCGTGCTGTCTCTTTTAAAGCTCGTTCGTGCGAATCCCGCGTATTAAAACTTGTCATCCGTGTGTGAAAGCTCTTTTCCGTGCAGTTTTACCTTGAAACTCGCCTCGTGTGTTCTACCTCTACCGTGCCTCTGCGCTTTCCCTGTCCTGGTTCGCATCCTTCTACGATGTGTGTAttctgccgcggccgtgTTTCGAGTTCTTGGCTTCAGTCCTGTCTCTTTGCCTGCCCTATGTCCGTTTTTGCCTGTTTTACACTCCGCCTGCAGCTAACGCGTTTCCACGGGGCAGAGAGATCCTTCGCAGCTGCATTTGAGTTGTGGCATAATAGCTGTGCTTCGCTAGCGTGTGTAAAGCGCAAAACGTAAGGCCTCGTTCATACGAACTCGGAGAGACACGGCTGTCGGGTAGGCGATCGACGCACGACAAAGTCTGGTTGAGCACAGGGCTGAACACAGGGAGAAAATCCGAAAtcttgcgtgtctctcttgaACAGCGCTTCATCTTGAGTTACCTCTTTTTGCCCTTTCCCTTCTTTTTGCCCTTTCCGTTCTTTTTGCGACTCATCATCGCCTTGCGGTCTTCGTACGCCTGGCGACAGACAACAGAAGAGGAGTCCGGCACTGacctcttctcgcgccttcAGGCATATTGTTTTAgtcgaaggcgcagaaaaacTGAAGGGGGGTGTTAGGAAGCACAGGGCTGTGGCAaaccgcgagagagagggagcgtAGGGGTGATGGCCGCGCCGGTAGCCGCGCGTTTTAGGGTTCAAGCCTTAAGTTCCCTTCGTGTTCGTGCGTTGTTGAGAATCTGGCACGCTCTGCGCTTTATGAAAGAGGCACGCTAGGCGCGTGACAGAATCTCTCACCTTTTGCAGCATCTGAGCTGCCTCGTTGCGAGCTTCGGCGTCCGCGACGTCGGCGAGGACCCAAGCCTCGAATCGCCCCTGAGAGCAAACGAGAAAGCATGAAAAGAAAAGCTGAAAAAATGAGTAGTGCTCAAGTATGCGCTAGGCAGCACTTTCCACTACACTCCATTACCGTGATACTCAGACGCAGGGCAGTCGCACGAGGCACAGAGCGGCGCAAAAAACGCAAGCGGGTAGACCTGCGGCAGCCCTTTGTAGGGAGAACGACAGCTAGATGCGAGTGCAGAAGGCGTCCGTGGAGCTAGCTAGCGGATATGTccacagacagagagacacgctGGAGGCACGGTTGGCAGGGGGCTATCACACGCCACCCTCCGTATCTCTCAAATAGATGGGGTAGAAGAGACACGTGGAGAAGGACAAACGCTGTTTACCTTTTCTCGCGCGATTcgccggcgctccgcgccctcgatgGATATCCTACAGAAGCACTCGTTGAACAGATGTTCGCGAGCTAAGTAGATACGCTGTCTTCCGAAAGGTGACCGCATGATGAGCCGAAAGCATTACATTCTCGACGAAAGCTGGCTCACGCGTGACAAGACGAATCAAAAGGCGCGAAGGAAAGCAAAAACGAACATAGTATGAGGGCGAGAGTCACCGACGATTTCCGCGGAAGACTGGGACGTGCATCGAGCTTGAGACTCAACGTGCATGCTGTCTCGTAAAATGTCTTTCACACTCGCAGGGTTGTCTGTTGTCGattcttcctcttccgcggTTCTGTGCGCTCGCATGCAAGCAAAAACTCTTTGAAATTACAGGCATACGTTTAGATCGTTATGGAAATAGTTATGAAAAAAATGGAGTTGAAATATAGATATGGCCAGCCGACAAACAGGGGTATGCCCCTACAGAGACGTCAAAcggggcggagacggagagcgaagaaagcgGTGAGCGATAGGCACTGCGGATTCACATGCGGGAGACGTGACGCCTTCACACTCTTAGATCGCCTGAGaacttttttctttctcacCGGCGAGCTTCCAGATGCAAAAGGTAGATGCGCatgagcgcctcctcgtgatgcatgtctctcctctcgcgtttttcgtGTTTCTTGACTTCGGTGAAGAGAGCGTGATTGCGATTGATCAACTCGTGGACCTCTCGCAGCTGGTCGATCGCTGGAAAGCCAAAGGGATTGATCGCCCCAGACAAAGAGATGCAGAGGCACAGAACGCAAAACGTTGGAAGTATCACGCGCGTAATCCTGCACTGGAGGGCTTTGGCCCTGAGACAGAGGCCGGTGCGCTAGTCATTCGCCACGCCTGCAGAGTTATAACTGACTTCGCTTAGACGCGAACTGAGGCTCATATTCCTAGTAGAGTGAACTTCGCCCGCAGCGTGTGTAGCAGAGAATGGCGCACGATACAAGGCTCTGGCTGCCTCTCAGGTTTGGGATTCACGCCCGCTACATCTCCTGTAGCCATGATTCAACGCATGTCGGGGCTTATGCCAGCTTTCGACTTGGAGCCGCCTACGGCGCACCGCGCGTTACAGAACGTTCATGCCTATGCCTACA contains:
- a CDS encoding hypothetical protein (encoded by transcript BESB_001450) — translated: MEVAVEAPAASTALNVPLRGSDSEMTDIILRRVVEVFPQTAEMKRLMEKRLQQEQRQRAEVEARRELELKEEVERLKREEDLKKLRQQKKKQRDIEERMRMEEEMKNREDDNLARFLRMCLDNATPAEMSFSGLGFTQVQIRVLVRDGLALNRSIVALDLSRAGLTEEEGPSIAQMLTSNKALVKLDLDGNHFGLASAKAFRKALEVNDTLRSLNVENCSFTCRGDEQSGIAELARGLRVNKGLRNLNLRNNQIDDEGGDALLDALAYNKTLIQLDLSFNDLTIDQLREVHELINRNHALFTEVKKHEKRERRDMHHEEALMRIYLLHLEARRISIEGAERRRIAREKAYEDRKAMMSRKKNGKGKKKGKGKKRALPSSRAFDTSCTSASGFLLSSFSFTLPSPCLPFPSPPGYVAEQRRRLVCASGSLSGVRKQVVAASPFGADGGWRKLSSGGARTPERGGEDAETSKDAEYQRAANALLKTLFLQVEAEEWDGIEDIDYRVGLFFSPFISWDSPLSPRLSAAQTLSSSGLRQTQASRVEVFGGDYFEYSVHSSSGSPETWRSARSGRTLADVLSSELAQLATQAGVH